The Desulfovermiculus halophilus DSM 18834 sequence GCTGATCCCCATCCCAGGCAGGCCACGACCTGGCCGTCCAGATAGGCCAGGTACTTGAGGTAGGCCCCTACTAATGAGCGGACGGCCCAGGTAGTGATGCTGATGCACCAGCTGGTCCCAGAGCTTTTCCTTGGGACTCTGCCGGACCATGGTCAATATCAGAGAGCTGTACTTCGAGACCGGGCCTTCAAGAGGGCAAAGCTCGAAGAGAAATTTTTGCGACGCAACGAACTTTTTACCACCAGGACCAGGATGACATCTCTCAGGAAGTTCGATATCGCCCTGACGGTGCAAGATCAGCAGCAGGTCCCGACAAGCCCGGTCCTTGAGCCAACCATTGGGTTGTTTCTAGTCCCAGTGCCGGCACAAGGACCTGGAGATCTCTGAACGCCCCTGGTTCCAGTATAGCTTGACGAACTGCCGTATGGTTTCCAGTTCGTCTGGGCCGATAACACGACCACGTATGACTTGTTTCGCTGCCAAAGCACTTGCTCTTGTGTGTTGGGAGGGACTTTAGCAGAGGCCTTGAGATGGCGTCACCCCTATCTGGCGACATTTTTGAAAAAGTTTGTACCTCGTGAATGCTTACGACAAGAGAGGTTACGGATTGGCCCTTGGCAAAAAAAAAAACCGGCGGCGGGGATGAACTTGAGATCCTGAGGCCTATCCTTGCTTTGAGGTTCAAGGCCTGCAAACATTCCTGAGCTCCTTGATCGTCTGCTTCCCCCAATGCTTCGCAATGCGACACTGTGGCGCATCGGAAAGCAAGATTCAAATGACCTCAAAGAGCGAAACAGGACCTCTCCAATGTCCAACTGCTTCGTATCCCTGTGGATTTTCGATCTCAGCTGAGCAATTGCCTATCGCCATGCCGCCAGTGTCTTGTCAATCATCCGCTAATGGTGGAGTCTTTGAACTCCCATACATACCCCTATGTTGGGTTTGCAGAAGATAATTTCCTGTTTGAATGCCTTTTTACATTTATATACAGCGGTATAAATCCAAGAATGATGCACAAGAAATAATAAATCAAGCTGTCATATACGATAAAAAGGAGACTGAATGCTGTGGAAGTCAAAATAATTATTTTTTCAACAGCAATAAGTTTCACAGCAAATTGATTATTGATAAATATCGAAAATGTAAAAAAAGCTACCATAACCGCAGAGACCACGGCGATGAAAGTGAAAAATGAATCGTAATCCATTAAAATTTCAGGCGAATAGACAAAGAAAAACGGCAAAAAGACCACAACAAATGCAGCCTTGAAGACTTCCCGGGCGGTTTTCCAGAAATCCGCTCCCGCCAGATTGTTGGCCAGGATGAGCCCAACCCCGACCGGAGGAGTCAAGTGGGATATGACGGCAAAATACAGGGGAAAAAGGTGACTTTGCAGCAAGGGCACACCTGCCCTGACCAAAAGGGGCGACAGGACAGTGGCCACTATCACATATGCCGCCGGGGTCGGCAGTCCTGTACCCAGAATCAGACTGGCCACCATGGTCAGCACCAGGAGAAGAAAGATATTGCTTCCCGCCAGCTCGGCAAAGATCATGCTCAACTTGAGGGACAGGCCGGTAATTTCAATCGAGGCGACCACAACCCCAATCAGGGCCAGAATAACCGCAACATTCGAGGCAGTTATGATCCCACTGCTAATTTTGTTCTGCACCTCGTTCCAGCTGATACGTGTTTCTTTTTTTAGATTATACACAAGACCCACAGCGACAACGACAATGATGCTCCAATATATGACCTTCATAAGTGAAAAGCCCATCAAGAGCAGGACAACCAAGAAGGTAAACGGGACTACAAACCGTGGGGCATCAATCACGAGCTGTTTGAGATCTGTGGTATAGGATTCTTTGCGGATACCGATCTTTACGGCATTGAGTTCCGCATATATCAAGAGGACAACGAAATATATGAGGGCTGGGATCAAAGCCGCGGCCATGATATCCACATAGGGAATTCCGGTATAGGCGGCCATGACAAAGACCGTTGCCCCCATAATGGGGGGCAGAAACTGGCCCCCGTTTGAGGCTGCCGCTTCAATGGCCGCCGCCTGGTGCGGAGTATATCCCGCTTTTTTCATCATTGGGATGGTGAATGATCCGGTGACCGTGATGTTCGCCGCAGAACTTCCGGTCACTGATCCGAGAAAGGCGCTGCTGATGACCGCAATGGCCGCCGGGCCGCTTTTCAATACATTCGCGGCCAGATTGCCCAATTGCACCACAAATTTCAGCCCGCCGAAAGCATTTAAGATGGCCCCAAAGGCAATGAACAAAAAGAGATAGTTTGCACTCAACTCCAGAAGGCTGCCATAGGACCCCCAGGGAGAGGTAACATCCGCTGCCAGCAGGGTAATCGCCCTGCGTAAGGAGGTTGAAGGGGCGGAAAGGTCTCCGGGCAGAAGGTGGCCAAAGAGGACATAGGCAATGCCCAGGCCGACAAAGACGGGCAGAAACAGGCCAAAAGACCACTTGACCAGGATAAAACAAAATATCGTGACCACGCTGGCGGCGACTAAAGCCATAAGCGGCGGATAGCTTGGATTGGACAAAATTACTGAATAGTGAGTAAAGAGATAGACCGTTGAAAGCATTGTTCCTATGCACATGCCTGCAAGGGCAATTGTTGCCCCCGTTCGCTTGGATGCCTTCATGTGTGCAACTAGAACCACGGAAATTGCCAACCCCAGATGAATGATCGAATGGGTCATGGTTTCATAAGGAATCGCATAGATATACCACAGCTGGTACAAAAGGAAACCCAACATAAGCAACAACAGCAGCCTGCCGAAAAAAACATCAGCAGTGAAACATCGTTGAGATTCAGAATGTTGCCTTGTAGAATGTAACATGGCTCTCGTACTCCAGGGGCTAAACTGAACGATGCACTCGTATCGTGGAATGAACCTTTCCCAAATTTGAACGATTCTGAACATAACCAAGCGTTCCAGGCGCGCTATCAAACGTAGCCTGGAACGCTTGGTTGAGGCTCTCCGCCTTCCTGGTCCACATCGAAATCGCTATCGGGATCGAAGAGGTTTTTGTATTCGTTCAGGGGGCTTCCCCCTGAACGAATACGACTCAACTTATTGTTCCCACTCCCCAAAGAATTTGAGTTGAATATTGTTGTCCCGGTAGTACTTCAAGGCCCCGGGATGGTAGTTTTCCTCCCGCTCCTCATCGGTCTTCCAAAAGGAAGTGACCACAAAGTCGGCCGTAATCCCTTTGCCGATGGCATGGTACGGGGCAAAATCCTTATCCTGGGCCGCTTCGTAAATTACTTTAGTTATTTCACAGACAACATCATCCGGCATCTGCTCCCCGGCGGACCAGTAGATCGGGCAGCTGACGAAAACCAGGTTCTTCTCGGGCTGGCCGTCCAGGACTTCCGGGGGCATGACCATGCCCAAGGGCGGAAGCTTGTACTCTCCGACAAAAGGATCAGTGACGCAGGCCTGGGCCACGGCATGAAGATTTTCCTCGACCTTCCCTTGGTTGGGAAAATAGAGATCCCCCCTGGCGCTGAGCTCGATGAGCCCTGAGCTTTTTGCATAGGTGTCTGGATAATAATAATCGATGGGCAGGGTTCCCACATCCGCGGCTCCATCCCGGAGAGCTGTGAGCCTGGAGTTTATCCCCCCGTGCATGAATTTGACATCCTCGGCGTATTGATTGACCCAGTTTTGATAGATGAACTTGTAGCCAAAGGGAACATCCCGCGGGATAACCACTGTCTTTCCTGAAAAGTCCTCCATGGTTTTGATGCTGGGATCAAGGGTGACCCATACTTCACTGAGCATGGTCAGGCTGGCTATCATTTTCGGGTAGTAGTCATGCTCGGCCCCCCAGATATCGGCACCGGGAAGCATGGTCACGTTGACAGTGCTGGCCATCTTCTCTTCACTTTCCAAAAGGGACCGCGTGTTGTCGGTGACCCCGGCTGTGGCCACCACCTCGGCAGAGAGCCAGTCAGAACGGTCATTGATGAACTTGGAAAGCGCATGGGAGACCACAAACCACATATCACCCGGTCTGCCCGCCGTAATTTTGATTTTCGTTTCTTCTTTGTTTGCAGCAGCCAGTGCATTGTCTGTGAACGACAGCACAGAAACAGCAGCCAACAGACACATGGTACAAAGCCAGAGTCGTTTTTTCATCCGGTGCCTCCTTGTTCATTTTGCTGTGAAATATATTCCAACAACCCTCCCGACTGGATGATTCCCTGCATGAACTGCGGAAAAGGCTGGGCCTGAAACCTGCGATTGCCGACGGTTATCTCCCCCTTGCCCAGATCCACCTGGGCCTTATCGTTGTTTTGTGCTGCTTGAACCGCCTGAGGACAGATCATTATGGGCAGGCCGATGTTGATACAGTTTCGAAAAAATATGCGGGCGAAGCTCTCGGCAACAACAAGGGATATCCCGCACCCCTTAATGGCCAGGGGAGCATGCTCCCGGGAGGACCCGCAGCCGAAATTTTTCCCCCCGAAAATCATGTCCCCGTTGTCTACGATTTGCCAAAATTCCGGCTTTGCTGCTGCCAGACAATACTGCTTGAGCACTTGGGGATCACTGGAGTTGCAGTGCTCTGTGGCTATGATCTGGTCGGTATCGATATTATCTTTGAATTTATGTATTTTTCCGGTCAGCAACATGTCACAACCTCCGTTGGACAAGCGATCTCTCCCTTGACAGCAGTGGCCGCCGCCACATACGGGCTGGCCAGGTAGACTTTTGACCCCGGATGGCCCATGCGGCCCACAAAGTTCCGATTGGTAGTGGAAACAGCCACCTCACCGGCTGCCAGCACCCCGGAATGCAGCCCGGCGCACGGTCCGCAGGTTGGGGTGGACACAACCGCCCCCGCCTCAATGAACTGCTCAATAAGCCCTTCCCGGACAGCCTGGAGGTAGATGTTCTGGGTGGCCGGGATAACAATCACCCGCACCCCCGGGGCCACTTTGTTCCGGCCCAGGATATACGCCGCCTGACGCAGATCTTGTATTCTGCCGTTGGTACATGATCCGATGACCACTTGATCCACCGGGACTTTTTCTGCAGCCGAGAGATCCTTGACCGGTTTGACATTGTCCGGGCTGTAAGGAGCAGCCACAACCGGGGTCAGCTCCTGAACATCGAGATGAATGTGTGCCGAGCAGGCGGCCTCCGGGTCGCTGTGAAAGACTGCATACTGCTCCTCGCCTATTCCATATTCACTATAGAACTCCCGCGTCGTTTGATCCACACAAATGACCCCGGTTTTTGCTCCAGCCTCAACCGCCATGTTGCACATGGTCAGCCGGGCCTCCATATCCAGCCCGGAAACTGCCGGGCCGGTCATTTCCAGGGTCTGATACAAAGATCCATCCACGCCCAGGGTGCTGATCAGCCACAAGACCAGGTCCTTGGCCGTCACAAACGGCTGCAACTCGCCGGTGCACTCCACCCGGATCGTCTCCGGGACCCGAAGCCATACTTTGCCGGTGGCCATGGCCGCGGCAATGTCTGTAGAGCCCATGCCCACGGAAAATGCTCCCAAGGCCCCATAGGTGCATGTATGGGAGTCACCTCCGACAACAAGATCACCGGGCAGAATGAGCCGCTTTTCAGGCAGCAGCGCGTGTTCTATGCCCATCTGCCCCAGTTCGTAATAGTGGAAAATATGCTGTTCGCGGGCAAAACGCCTCAACGTTTGGGCATGTTCAGCTGTAACCACGTCTTTATTTGGAACATTATGGCTTGGAACCAGAATAATTCTGTCCGGATCAAACACCTTTTCAAATCCATATTTTGCAAACTGCTTGATGGACACGTACCCGGAGAGCTCATTGGCCATAATCTTGCTGACCGGGGCAAAGACAAACTCTCCGGCTCTTTTTTCCTCTCCCGCCTGAGCAGAAATTACTTTTTCAGCAAAAGTGAGGGACATTTCAGGCCTCGCGATAGGATTATCTTTGATATTTCTTTGAAGTTTCCAGATATTCCGGGACCTTCATCAATGTATTGAAGCCCTCCCAGGATATCATTTCATCCTGCACCAGCCCCTCGGTCGTCCCTCGTTCTCGAAGCTCATGCATGGTTTTGCTCACAGCCTTTGCAGTACTCCAGGCAGATGATCCCGGCCAAATGACCAGGCTGTACCCCATCTCTTCAAGTTGCTGGTTGGTAAAAAGGGGGCTTTTTCCCGCCTCCACCATGTTGGCCATCACCGGAGCATTCACCAATCTCGGAATTTGCCGCATTTCGTCTTCACTGGTCGGCGATTCCAGAAAAACGATATCCGCCCCGGCCTCTGCGTACATATTGCTTCGACGTACGGCTTCATCAAAGCCAACCACTGTTCTGGCATCGGTCCGGGCAATAATAACCAAATCCGGGTCCTCCCTGGCATCACGCGCCGCATGAATCTTGCCTACCATTTCCTCGGCGCTGATCACCTCCTTTCCGGCCATGTGCCCGCATTTTTTGGGAAAGATTTGATCTTCGAGCTGAATTGCGGATACCCCCGCCTTCTCATAGGCTCGCACTGAACGCATCACATTCAGGGCATTGCCGTAGCCGTTGTCGCAATCGGCAACAACCGGCACGCTGACGGCGTCATTTATGCGGCCTGCATTCTCGGCCATCTCGGCCATTGTAATCAGTCCAATGTCTGGCACGCCGAGCAGCACAGCCGCTGTCGTGTATCCACTCATGTACACTGCCTGGAACCCTGCGTTTTCAGCGATCATGGCCGGCAGGGCCGAATACACCCCCGGGGCGACAATGATCTCCCTGCTGGCGAGCATTTTTCTGAATTGACTGTTTTTTTTGTTCATTCGTCATCCTCCTTCACGTGACGTACCGCCCTTTGCGTTTCATAGCCGCATACCTCGCACATCGCAGGCAAGCAGTGAAAACGCCCCCTGCTCTGCTGGTGCATGCCGGCCAGGAATCAAACCCCGCATGCCAGTGGGAAAAACATAGCAATTGCGAGGCCAAACCCTGCAAGAAAATATCAACCTTCCGATATATTGAATTATCCAGATCAATACCCCTGCCGCTCCTTGACGGAGCAAGCAAAACGTGAAACACAACATATGAAACAGATGAAACAGATGAAACAAATCTGCATCACATCTGACACATGCCAGAGGATACTTCTATGCACAGCGATCTCACTAACGATGCAGGGCAACGAATCGTCATGCTGGCCTACCCCGGATATTCACATTTTATAAAAGACAAGCTCTCGGCTGTGCAGCACAAGCACCTGCAGTTTGTGGAGTGCGTTTTTGAGCAAACCATATCCCAGGTCACCGAACTGCTGTCCCAGGACCTTGTGGATGTGTTTATCACCGGAGGGAGCAATGCCCGGCTTTTCCGAAAGCATTTTCCAGATCAGCCTTTGGTCACCATGGGCATCAATGAATTCGACATCCTCTGGTCTCTCATTCAGGCGAGCAAGCTGGGC is a genomic window containing:
- a CDS encoding 3-isopropylmalate dehydratase small subunit; the protein is MLLTGKIHKFKDNIDTDQIIATEHCNSSDPQVLKQYCLAAAKPEFWQIVDNGDMIFGGKNFGCGSSREHAPLAIKGCGISLVVAESFARIFFRNCINIGLPIMICPQAVQAAQNNDKAQVDLGKGEITVGNRRFQAQPFPQFMQGIIQSGGLLEYISQQNEQGGTG
- a CDS encoding 3-isopropylmalate dehydratase large subunit translates to MSLTFAEKVISAQAGEEKRAGEFVFAPVSKIMANELSGYVSIKQFAKYGFEKVFDPDRIILVPSHNVPNKDVVTAEHAQTLRRFAREQHIFHYYELGQMGIEHALLPEKRLILPGDLVVGGDSHTCTYGALGAFSVGMGSTDIAAAMATGKVWLRVPETIRVECTGELQPFVTAKDLVLWLISTLGVDGSLYQTLEMTGPAVSGLDMEARLTMCNMAVEAGAKTGVICVDQTTREFYSEYGIGEEQYAVFHSDPEAACSAHIHLDVQELTPVVAAPYSPDNVKPVKDLSAAEKVPVDQVVIGSCTNGRIQDLRQAAYILGRNKVAPGVRVIVIPATQNIYLQAVREGLIEQFIEAGAVVSTPTCGPCAGLHSGVLAAGEVAVSTTNRNFVGRMGHPGSKVYLASPYVAAATAVKGEIACPTEVVTCC
- a CDS encoding isocitrate lyase/phosphoenolpyruvate mutase family protein; amino-acid sequence: MNKKNSQFRKMLASREIIVAPGVYSALPAMIAENAGFQAVYMSGYTTAAVLLGVPDIGLITMAEMAENAGRINDAVSVPVVADCDNGYGNALNVMRSVRAYEKAGVSAIQLEDQIFPKKCGHMAGKEVISAEEMVGKIHAARDAREDPDLVIIARTDARTVVGFDEAVRRSNMYAEAGADIVFLESPTSEDEMRQIPRLVNAPVMANMVEAGKSPLFTNQQLEEMGYSLVIWPGSSAWSTAKAVSKTMHELRERGTTEGLVQDEMISWEGFNTLMKVPEYLETSKKYQR
- a CDS encoding TRAP transporter permease; the encoded protein is MLHSTRQHSESQRCFTADVFFGRLLLLLMLGFLLYQLWYIYAIPYETMTHSIIHLGLAISVVLVAHMKASKRTGATIALAGMCIGTMLSTVYLFTHYSVILSNPSYPPLMALVAASVVTIFCFILVKWSFGLFLPVFVGLGIAYVLFGHLLPGDLSAPSTSLRRAITLLAADVTSPWGSYGSLLELSANYLFLFIAFGAILNAFGGLKFVVQLGNLAANVLKSGPAAIAVISSAFLGSVTGSSAANITVTGSFTIPMMKKAGYTPHQAAAIEAAASNGGQFLPPIMGATVFVMAAYTGIPYVDIMAAALIPALIYFVVLLIYAELNAVKIGIRKESYTTDLKQLVIDAPRFVVPFTFLVVLLLMGFSLMKVIYWSIIVVVAVGLVYNLKKETRISWNEVQNKISSGIITASNVAVILALIGVVVASIEITGLSLKLSMIFAELAGSNIFLLLVLTMVASLILGTGLPTPAAYVIVATVLSPLLVRAGVPLLQSHLFPLYFAVISHLTPPVGVGLILANNLAGADFWKTAREVFKAAFVVVFLPFFFVYSPEILMDYDSFFTFIAVVSAVMVAFFTFSIFINNQFAVKLIAVEKIIILTSTAFSLLFIVYDSLIYYFLCIILGFIPLYINVKRHSNRKLSSANPT